Proteins found in one Holophagales bacterium genomic segment:
- the rplT gene encoding 50S ribosomal protein L20: MPRVKRGTKRKDRRKRILDLAKGYYGTKHNCFRIAELQVERSLAYATRDRKQKKREFRGLWITRINAAARMNDISYSQLVAGLKKAGSDVNRKVLAEIAFQDPKGFTALVSSAKSALAAA, encoded by the coding sequence ATGCCTCGCGTCAAGCGCGGAACAAAGAGGAAGGATCGCCGGAAGAGGATCCTGGATCTGGCAAAGGGCTACTACGGAACCAAGCACAACTGCTTCCGCATCGCCGAGCTGCAGGTCGAGCGTTCGCTCGCCTACGCCACGCGCGACCGCAAGCAGAAGAAGCGCGAGTTCCGGGGGCTCTGGATCACCCGTATCAACGCCGCCGCCCGTATGAACGACATCAGCTACTCGCAGCTGGTGGCGGGGCTGAAGAAGGCCGGCTCGGACGTGAACCGCAAGGTCCTCGCCGAGATCGCCTTCCAGGACCCGAAGGGCTTCACGGCGCTCGTCTCGTCCGCCAAGAGCGCCCTCGCCGCCGCCTGA
- a CDS encoding glycosyltransferase family 2 protein has translation MKLVIQIPAWDEEGQIAAAVRELPRQVPGFSTVEVLVVDDGSTDATSRVAKEAGADHVLRLGIHRGLAVAWRAGLDRALALGADVIVSTDADRQYAASDVVTLVGPILRGEAEIVVGDRGVATKADFSPGKRLVQRLGSWVVRRASGTDVPDATSGFRALTREAALRLNVYTRMTYTTETLIQAGHKNMAVRSVRVGTNPPVRPSRLFRRTSRYVLVQGANILRMSALYKPLPVFLGLSAILFLLGTGLFARYVWFLATRETPGAHIQSLLLATVFLVGSFLSFLTGLLADLISINRTLMEEILLRLRRQEAARGAEDRDDARG, from the coding sequence GTGAAGCTCGTCATCCAGATTCCCGCGTGGGACGAGGAGGGGCAGATCGCGGCCGCCGTCCGCGAGCTGCCCCGGCAGGTGCCCGGCTTCTCGACGGTGGAGGTCCTCGTCGTCGACGACGGCTCGACCGACGCCACGTCGCGCGTGGCGAAGGAGGCCGGGGCCGACCACGTCCTCCGGCTCGGTATTCACAGGGGGCTGGCCGTCGCGTGGCGGGCGGGCCTCGACCGCGCCCTCGCCCTCGGGGCCGACGTCATCGTCTCGACCGACGCCGACCGGCAGTACGCCGCCTCCGATGTCGTCACGCTCGTCGGGCCGATCCTGCGTGGAGAGGCCGAGATCGTCGTCGGCGACCGCGGCGTCGCGACGAAAGCCGATTTCTCGCCCGGCAAGCGGCTCGTCCAGCGGCTCGGCTCCTGGGTGGTGCGGCGTGCCTCGGGCACCGACGTCCCCGACGCCACGTCGGGTTTTCGGGCATTGACGCGGGAGGCGGCGCTGCGGCTCAACGTCTACACCCGGATGACCTACACGACCGAGACGCTGATCCAGGCGGGGCACAAGAACATGGCGGTCCGCTCCGTCCGCGTCGGGACGAACCCGCCGGTCCGGCCCTCGCGGCTCTTCCGGCGGACGTCGCGTTACGTCCTCGTCCAGGGAGCGAACATCCTGCGGATGTCGGCCCTCTACAAGCCGCTTCCCGTCTTCCTCGGGCTGTCGGCGATCCTGTTCCTCCTCGGGACGGGGCTTTTCGCGCGTTACGTCTGGTTCCTCGCCACGCGGGAGACCCCCGGCGCGCACATCCAGTCGCTCCTTCTCGCCACGGTCTTCCTCGTCGGCTCCTTCCTCTCGTTCCTGACGGGCCTCCTCGCCGACCTGATCTCGATCAACCGGACGCTCATGGAGGAGATCCTGCTTCGCCTGCGCCGCCAGGAGGCGGCCCGGGGCGCCGAGGACCGTGACGACGCCCGAGGGTGA
- a CDS encoding ribulose-phosphate 3-epimerase — MAKLAASILSADFGRLAAHAREAVAAGADWLHVDVMDGRFVPNITIGPLVVEALRPLREETGALLDVHLMIVEPERYLADFAKAGADVLTVHVETCPHLHRTIQQIRELGVKAGVTLNPATPLSALEEILPDVDQVLVMSVNPGFGGQSFIPGATQRVLRLRAMLDAIGSKAELEIDGGIKPGNAREVVEAGATVLVAGSAVFRGDVATNVRRLREALLGP; from the coding sequence ATGGCGAAGCTCGCCGCCTCCATCCTCTCCGCCGACTTCGGCCGACTCGCCGCCCACGCCCGCGAAGCCGTCGCCGCCGGCGCCGACTGGCTCCACGTGGACGTCATGGACGGCCGGTTCGTCCCGAACATCACGATCGGGCCGCTCGTCGTCGAGGCGCTCCGGCCCCTCCGCGAGGAGACCGGCGCCCTCCTCGACGTCCACCTGATGATCGTCGAGCCCGAGCGGTACCTCGCCGACTTCGCGAAGGCCGGGGCCGACGTCCTGACGGTCCACGTCGAGACCTGCCCCCACCTCCACCGGACGATCCAGCAGATCAGGGAGCTGGGTGTGAAGGCGGGCGTGACGCTCAACCCCGCGACCCCCCTTTCCGCCCTCGAGGAGATCCTTCCGGACGTCGACCAGGTCCTCGTCATGTCCGTGAACCCCGGCTTCGGAGGCCAGTCGTTCATCCCCGGAGCCACCCAGCGGGTCCTCCGCCTCCGCGCGATGCTCGACGCAATCGGCTCGAAGGCCGAGCTCGAGATCGACGGCGGCATCAAGCCTGGCAACGCGCGCGAGGTCGTCGAAGCCGGCGCCACCGTCCTCGTCGCCGGCTCGGCCGTCTTCAGGGGCGACGTCGCGACGAACGTCCGGCGGTTGCGGGAGGCGCTCCTCGGGCCCTGA
- the pheT gene encoding phenylalanine--tRNA ligase subunit beta → MKFRLEWIGQYLPGELPDLETLRRRLTDVGFIVEGTEGEGREAVLDVELTANRPDGMNHRGLAREAACALGREFRDVPAPTPAEGPVDAAALATVAIEEPALCSRYSARIVEGIRVREASPALQERLRALGMNPISAPVDATNHVLWDIGQPTHAFDLDTLAKGPDGRPAIVVRRARSGETLVTLDGVERTLSPEHLVIADAERPVALAGVMGGLHTAITPSTTRVLIESAHFSATAVRKTARLLGMHTDASHRFERGADPATTVEGLNRVTALLVAGCGGTVAHGVIDVLARAIPPKVVKLRHARLVSFLGMDVPFARAVEILSALAFGVKETEPGVLAVTVPSWRIDVEQECDLIEEVIRVVGYGALPEALPPPFNPTWSEPILAREDRARDVLAAAGFVEACSYSFVSAEENAPFASAVSGSAPVIANALGEPFTTMRATPVIGLLRSARHNVRRGHADLALFEVGRSYALVEGRPVESRRAAVLLHGRRGTHWAAASRPADFYDGSGAVAALYAGFGAGAPQIRPASFPFLAPGRSAEVVAGGTVVGWVGVLAGPLASSWDLGEAVVADVDVAAIPASPPPSTVEMPSRFPGSEVDLTVTHPLSVAWEALESAVRRDAPGELLRVDTKYLWRGAGVPEGFVKTTLTVAYGSQERSLGRDEINRWRDEAARRLLLVPGAAVDGIA, encoded by the coding sequence ATGAAGTTCCGCCTCGAATGGATCGGGCAGTACCTGCCCGGCGAGCTCCCCGATCTCGAGACGCTCCGCCGCCGGCTGACCGACGTCGGATTCATCGTCGAGGGGACGGAAGGCGAGGGCCGCGAGGCCGTCCTCGACGTCGAGCTGACGGCGAACCGGCCCGACGGGATGAACCACCGCGGCCTCGCGCGGGAGGCCGCCTGCGCCCTCGGGCGGGAGTTCCGCGACGTGCCCGCGCCCACCCCCGCCGAAGGCCCGGTCGACGCCGCCGCGCTCGCGACCGTCGCGATCGAGGAGCCGGCGCTCTGCTCGCGCTACTCGGCGAGGATCGTCGAGGGGATTCGGGTCCGCGAAGCCTCGCCTGCGCTCCAGGAGCGTCTCCGGGCGCTCGGGATGAACCCGATCAGCGCGCCGGTCGACGCCACGAACCACGTCCTCTGGGACATCGGGCAGCCGACGCACGCCTTCGACCTCGACACGCTCGCGAAGGGCCCGGATGGCCGCCCCGCGATCGTCGTGCGGCGGGCACGGTCCGGGGAGACCCTCGTCACGCTCGACGGCGTCGAGCGGACGCTCTCGCCCGAGCACCTCGTCATCGCCGACGCCGAAAGGCCCGTCGCCCTCGCGGGCGTCATGGGCGGCCTGCACACCGCGATCACGCCGTCGACGACGCGCGTCCTCATCGAGTCGGCCCACTTCAGCGCCACGGCGGTGAGGAAGACGGCGCGGCTCCTCGGGATGCACACCGACGCCTCTCACCGCTTCGAACGCGGCGCCGACCCGGCGACGACGGTCGAAGGGCTGAACAGGGTCACGGCGCTCCTCGTCGCCGGCTGCGGCGGCACGGTGGCGCACGGCGTGATCGACGTCCTCGCCCGCGCGATCCCGCCGAAGGTCGTGAAGCTCCGGCACGCGCGCCTCGTCTCGTTCCTCGGGATGGACGTTCCGTTCGCGCGCGCCGTCGAGATCCTCTCGGCTCTCGCCTTCGGCGTGAAGGAGACGGAGCCGGGTGTCCTCGCGGTGACGGTCCCGAGCTGGCGGATCGACGTCGAGCAGGAGTGCGATCTCATCGAGGAGGTCATCCGGGTCGTCGGGTACGGTGCCCTCCCGGAGGCGCTCCCGCCGCCGTTCAACCCGACCTGGTCCGAGCCGATCCTCGCCCGGGAGGATCGCGCCCGCGACGTTCTCGCGGCGGCCGGCTTCGTCGAGGCGTGCAGCTATTCGTTCGTCTCGGCCGAGGAGAACGCCCCGTTCGCGTCCGCCGTCTCCGGCTCCGCCCCGGTGATCGCCAACGCCCTCGGCGAGCCTTTCACGACGATGAGGGCGACCCCGGTCATCGGCCTGCTCCGCTCCGCACGGCACAACGTTCGCCGCGGCCACGCCGATCTCGCCCTGTTCGAGGTCGGCCGTTCGTACGCTCTCGTCGAGGGGAGGCCGGTCGAAAGCCGGCGCGCGGCGGTGCTCCTGCACGGGCGCCGGGGAACCCACTGGGCCGCCGCGTCGCGCCCCGCGGACTTCTACGACGGATCGGGTGCCGTGGCCGCGCTTTACGCCGGCTTCGGCGCCGGGGCGCCCCAGATCCGGCCCGCGTCGTTCCCGTTCCTCGCCCCCGGCCGGTCGGCCGAGGTCGTGGCCGGCGGAACGGTCGTCGGCTGGGTCGGCGTGCTCGCCGGGCCTCTCGCCTCCTCGTGGGATCTCGGCGAGGCGGTCGTGGCGGACGTCGACGTCGCGGCGATCCCGGCTTCGCCGCCCCCGTCGACCGTGGAGATGCCGTCTCGCTTTCCGGGAAGCGAAGTCGACCTGACCGTGACGCATCCCTTGTCGGTCGCCTGGGAGGCGCTCGAGTCGGCCGTCCGGCGGGACGCCCCCGGCGAGCTCCTCCGGGTCGATACGAAGTACCTCTGGCGTGGAGCAGGTGTTCCCGAGGGATTCGTGAAGACGACCCTCACGGTCGCCTACGGCTCCCAGGAACGCTCCCTCGGAAGGGACGAGATCAACCGCTGGCGCGACGAAGCCGCCCGGCGGCTCCTCCTCGTGCCGGGCGCGGCCGTGGATGGAATTGCTTGA
- the thrS gene encoding threonine--tRNA ligase — protein sequence MSAIAEQVVRLTLPDGSVREVATGTTGEAVAASIGARLAKDALAVKVDGRILDLKRPLTASGAFEVITPKHPDALEVYRHSTAHLTAHAVKRLFPGVKIGIGPAIEHGFYYDFDPGRPFTPEDLESIEAEMRKIVSENAPVERLEMSKAEAVKIFEEQGDHLKVEIVSGIPEGSLSCYRQADFIDLCRGPHVPATGKLGVFKLTHAAGAYWKGDETKPMLQRIYGAAFLSQKELDEHLHRMEQARARDHRKLGKELGLYLFHPWAPASPFFLPKGATVYTLLVDYMRSLYPKYGYTEVVTPQVYDVELFKKSGHYQNYHENMFFTVADEREYGIKPMNCPGHFLMFSQQAFSYRDLPVRYADFGRLHRYERSGVTQGLTRVRTFCQDDAHLFVTMEQLPAEMDRFIDLIDEVYGAFGFPEVKVALATRPEKFMGTVENWEIAEKALAATFERRGRAYEINPGDGAFYGPKLDFQVTDAIGRPWQLGTLQVDFSNPEQFDLDYTAEDGSKKRPVVLHRAVLGSLERFFGILVEHTGGDFPLWLAPEQARVIPVSDKLLEYSRNVAAALREAGLRVTIDERNEKLGAKIRHGELEKVPVLLVVGEKEREAGAVSLRKRHEGDLGSRPLEDVVSEMKQAVVARAATWGAPAPART from the coding sequence ATGTCTGCCATCGCCGAACAAGTCGTCCGCCTGACCCTTCCCGACGGTTCCGTCCGGGAGGTGGCTACGGGTACGACCGGCGAGGCCGTGGCGGCTTCCATCGGGGCGCGTCTCGCCAAGGACGCCCTCGCGGTGAAGGTGGACGGCCGGATACTCGACCTGAAGAGGCCGCTGACGGCCTCCGGCGCCTTCGAGGTCATCACCCCGAAGCACCCCGACGCCCTCGAGGTCTACCGGCACTCGACGGCCCACCTGACCGCCCACGCCGTGAAGCGCCTCTTCCCGGGCGTGAAGATCGGAATCGGACCGGCCATCGAGCACGGCTTCTACTACGACTTCGACCCGGGCCGGCCCTTCACGCCCGAGGACCTCGAGAGCATCGAGGCCGAGATGCGGAAGATCGTGTCGGAGAACGCCCCGGTCGAGCGGCTCGAGATGTCGAAGGCCGAGGCCGTGAAGATCTTCGAGGAGCAGGGCGACCACCTCAAGGTGGAGATCGTCTCCGGCATCCCCGAGGGCTCCCTCTCCTGCTACCGGCAGGCCGACTTCATCGACCTCTGCCGCGGGCCGCACGTCCCGGCGACGGGGAAGCTCGGCGTCTTCAAGCTGACGCACGCCGCCGGCGCCTACTGGAAGGGCGACGAGACGAAGCCGATGCTCCAGCGGATCTACGGGGCGGCGTTCCTCTCCCAGAAGGAGCTGGACGAGCACCTGCACCGGATGGAGCAGGCCCGGGCCCGCGACCACCGCAAGCTCGGCAAGGAGCTGGGGCTCTACCTCTTCCACCCCTGGGCGCCGGCCTCGCCGTTCTTCCTCCCGAAGGGGGCGACGGTCTACACGCTCCTCGTCGACTACATGCGGAGCCTCTACCCGAAGTACGGGTACACGGAGGTCGTGACCCCGCAGGTCTACGACGTCGAGCTCTTCAAGAAGTCGGGGCACTACCAGAACTACCACGAGAACATGTTCTTCACGGTGGCGGACGAGCGGGAGTACGGCATCAAGCCGATGAACTGCCCGGGTCACTTCCTGATGTTCTCGCAGCAGGCCTTCTCCTACCGCGACCTGCCGGTCCGCTACGCCGACTTCGGGCGGCTCCACCGCTACGAGCGCTCGGGCGTGACCCAGGGGCTGACGCGCGTCCGGACGTTCTGCCAGGACGACGCCCACCTCTTCGTGACCATGGAGCAGCTGCCGGCGGAGATGGACCGCTTCATCGACCTGATCGACGAGGTCTACGGGGCCTTCGGCTTCCCCGAGGTGAAGGTCGCCCTGGCGACGCGCCCCGAGAAGTTCATGGGGACGGTCGAGAACTGGGAAATCGCCGAGAAGGCGCTCGCCGCGACGTTCGAGCGGCGCGGCCGGGCGTACGAGATCAACCCGGGAGACGGCGCCTTCTACGGTCCGAAGCTCGACTTCCAGGTGACCGACGCGATCGGCCGTCCCTGGCAGCTCGGGACGCTGCAGGTCGATTTCTCCAACCCCGAGCAGTTCGACCTCGACTACACGGCCGAGGACGGGTCGAAGAAGAGGCCGGTGGTCCTCCACCGGGCGGTCCTCGGCTCGCTCGAGCGGTTCTTCGGGATCCTCGTCGAGCACACGGGGGGCGACTTCCCGCTCTGGCTCGCGCCCGAGCAGGCGCGCGTCATCCCGGTCTCCGACAAGCTCCTCGAGTACTCCCGGAACGTCGCCGCCGCGCTGCGCGAGGCGGGGCTCCGGGTGACGATCGACGAGCGGAACGAGAAGCTGGGTGCCAAGATCCGCCACGGGGAGCTGGAGAAGGTCCCCGTCCTCCTCGTCGTCGGCGAGAAGGAGCGCGAGGCGGGAGCGGTTTCGCTGCGCAAGCGGCACGAGGGGGACCTCGGGTCGCGCCCGCTCGAAGACGTCGTGTCAGAGATGAAACAGGCCGTCGTCGCGCGTGCGGCGACGTGGGGCGCCCCGGCGCCCGCCAGAACGTAA
- the rny gene encoding ribonuclease Y has product MNPASYIAIAVAAILFVAAVVFFVRATKARANADQARALADLEARKVLETAKLQAEAEVRRAQSTAQKAELDAKEHLLKAREAVDEEVARRRNELVDLEKRLLTKEESLDRKIGTAEKREQDAENRSKNLDKREKHVDEIEAEAQKEAESLVVAQRAKLEQIAGLTTEQAKKDLIRDLENEARLEATGLIRRIEEDAVDNAQMKAKRLLAMTTQRMASDYVAETTVTVLDLPSDEMKGRIIGREGRNIRAVEAATGVDIIIDDTPEAVLLSSFDPIRREVARRALERLIQDGRIHPARIEEVVEKVRAELWEDLKKTGEAAAYEFGIADLHPELVKLLGRLKYRTSYGQSVLQHSKEVAWAACHMASELKVDVAVAKRAGILHDIGKAIDREQEGTHLELGRQLLKKYGESEAVIHGMECHHGDYEPRTIEAVLVNAADAISAARPGARREIIETYVKRLEKLEQMTQGMKGVEKTFAIQAGRELRVIVDAKQVNDADCFWMSKDLAKRIQSELQYPGQIRITVIRETRAVEYAK; this is encoded by the coding sequence GTGAATCCAGCTAGTTACATCGCCATCGCCGTAGCCGCGATCCTCTTTGTGGCGGCGGTGGTTTTCTTCGTCCGTGCGACGAAGGCGAGGGCGAATGCCGATCAGGCCCGGGCCCTCGCCGACCTCGAGGCGCGAAAGGTCCTGGAGACGGCGAAGCTCCAGGCCGAGGCCGAGGTCCGTCGCGCCCAGTCCACCGCGCAGAAGGCCGAGCTCGACGCCAAGGAGCATCTTCTCAAGGCCCGCGAGGCCGTCGACGAGGAGGTGGCGCGCCGGCGCAACGAGCTCGTCGACCTCGAGAAGAGGCTCCTGACGAAGGAGGAGTCGCTCGACCGGAAGATCGGCACCGCCGAGAAGCGCGAGCAGGACGCGGAGAACCGGTCGAAGAACCTCGACAAGCGCGAGAAGCACGTCGACGAGATCGAGGCCGAGGCCCAGAAGGAAGCCGAGTCGCTGGTGGTCGCGCAGCGCGCCAAGCTCGAGCAGATCGCGGGGCTGACGACGGAGCAGGCGAAGAAGGACCTGATCCGGGACCTCGAGAACGAGGCCCGGCTCGAGGCGACCGGACTCATCCGTCGCATCGAGGAGGACGCCGTCGACAACGCCCAGATGAAGGCGAAGCGCCTCCTGGCGATGACGACCCAGCGGATGGCTTCCGACTACGTCGCGGAGACGACGGTGACCGTCCTCGACCTGCCGAGCGACGAGATGAAGGGTCGCATCATCGGCCGCGAGGGGCGGAACATCCGCGCCGTCGAGGCGGCCACCGGGGTCGACATCATCATCGACGACACGCCGGAGGCCGTCCTGCTCTCCTCGTTCGACCCGATCCGGCGCGAGGTCGCCCGGCGGGCGCTCGAGCGGCTGATCCAGGACGGGCGGATTCACCCGGCCCGGATCGAGGAAGTCGTCGAGAAGGTCCGCGCCGAGCTCTGGGAAGACCTCAAGAAGACCGGTGAGGCCGCCGCCTACGAGTTCGGCATCGCCGACCTCCACCCGGAGCTCGTGAAGCTCCTCGGGCGCCTGAAGTACCGGACGAGCTACGGGCAGAGCGTCCTGCAGCACTCGAAGGAAGTCGCCTGGGCCGCCTGCCACATGGCGAGCGAGCTGAAGGTCGACGTCGCCGTCGCCAAGCGCGCCGGCATCCTCCACGACATCGGCAAGGCGATCGACCGCGAGCAGGAGGGGACGCACCTCGAGCTCGGCCGGCAGCTCCTCAAGAAGTACGGCGAGAGCGAGGCCGTCATCCACGGCATGGAGTGCCACCACGGCGACTACGAGCCGCGGACGATCGAGGCGGTCCTCGTGAACGCCGCCGACGCCATCTCGGCCGCCCGCCCCGGCGCGCGACGCGAGATCATCGAGACGTACGTCAAGCGCCTCGAGAAGCTCGAGCAGATGACGCAGGGGATGAAGGGGGTCGAGAAGACCTTCGCCATCCAGGCGGGACGCGAGCTGCGCGTCATCGTCGACGCCAAGCAGGTCAACGACGCCGACTGCTTCTGGATGTCGAAGGACCTCGCCAAGCGGATCCAGTCCGAGCTCCAGTACCCCGGCCAGATCCGGATCACCGTCATCCGCGAGACCCGCGCGGTCGAGTACGCCAAGTAG
- a CDS encoding translation initiation factor IF-3: MNEYILRFPEVRLIAEDGEQLGVVTPQDALAKAREVALDVVIIAEQAQPPVCKIMDFGKFTFEKKKKEHESKKKQKVTQVKEVKFRPNIDDHDYDFKIKNIVRFLEEGDKVKATIQFRGREMSRLDNGRKVLQRLSKDLEGKAHAEGNPEMLGNRMHMIFGPPKKH, from the coding sequence ATCAACGAGTACATCCTTCGTTTTCCCGAGGTGCGCCTCATCGCCGAGGACGGCGAGCAGCTCGGGGTCGTCACGCCACAGGACGCGCTCGCGAAGGCGCGTGAGGTGGCCCTCGACGTCGTGATCATCGCGGAGCAGGCCCAGCCTCCGGTCTGCAAGATCATGGACTTCGGCAAGTTCACCTTCGAGAAGAAGAAGAAGGAGCACGAGTCGAAGAAGAAGCAGAAGGTGACCCAGGTCAAGGAGGTCAAGTTCCGCCCGAACATCGACGACCACGACTACGACTTCAAGATCAAGAACATCGTCCGGTTCCTCGAGGAAGGGGACAAGGTCAAGGCCACGATCCAGTTCCGCGGCCGCGAGATGTCCCGCCTCGACAACGGGCGCAAGGTCCTCCAGCGTCTCAGCAAGGACCTCGAGGGGAAGGCCCACGCCGAGGGCAACCCCGAGATGCTCGGCAACCGGATGCACATGATCTTCGGACCGCCGAAGAAGCACTGA
- a CDS encoding YmdB family metallophosphoesterase, translating into MKLLFVGDVVGKPGRKALGLLEKVIAREAIDFTVVNVENAAGGFGVTAEIFADLSKLPIDVFTSGNHIWDKKDFVPLLDDIPNLIRPANYPPGNPGRGWSIQSTPAGIPVGVLNLQGQVFMAATDSPFRVGDVCLEEMKAACPELKVVVIDIHAEATSEKQATGWWFDGRASLVIGTHTHVPTADARVLPKGTAYQGDAGMTGAYEGIIGFDPKNILERFRFQTPRGMETATRDVRLCGAIVDVDEATGKARSITPIQEKLGS; encoded by the coding sequence GTGAAGCTCCTGTTCGTCGGAGACGTCGTCGGAAAGCCGGGCCGCAAGGCCCTCGGGCTGCTGGAGAAGGTCATCGCCCGCGAGGCGATCGACTTCACCGTGGTCAACGTCGAGAACGCGGCGGGAGGGTTCGGCGTGACCGCGGAGATCTTCGCGGACCTCTCGAAGCTCCCCATCGACGTCTTCACGTCGGGCAACCACATCTGGGACAAGAAGGACTTCGTTCCCCTCCTCGACGACATCCCGAACCTCATCCGTCCCGCGAACTACCCGCCGGGCAACCCGGGGCGGGGCTGGTCGATCCAGTCGACGCCCGCGGGAATACCGGTCGGTGTCCTGAACCTGCAGGGGCAGGTCTTCATGGCCGCGACCGACTCGCCGTTCCGCGTCGGCGACGTCTGCCTCGAGGAGATGAAGGCGGCCTGCCCGGAGCTGAAGGTGGTCGTTATCGACATCCATGCCGAGGCGACCTCCGAGAAGCAGGCGACGGGGTGGTGGTTCGACGGGCGCGCCTCGCTCGTCATCGGGACGCACACCCACGTCCCGACCGCGGATGCCCGGGTCCTGCCGAAGGGGACGGCCTACCAGGGCGACGCCGGTATGACCGGGGCCTACGAGGGGATCATCGGATTCGACCCGAAGAACATCCTCGAGCGTTTCCGGTTCCAGACGCCCCGCGGCATGGAGACGGCCACGCGCGACGTCCGCCTCTGCGGCGCCATCGTCGACGTGGACGAGGCGACGGGGAAGGCCCGGTCGATCACGCCGATCCAGGAGAAGCTCGGTTCCTGA
- the rpmI gene encoding 50S ribosomal protein L35: protein MATHKRKTHRGAAKRFTITAKGKFKRGHAMARHILTKKASGRKRQLAKSGLVAKADEHTVRKMLPYA, encoded by the coding sequence ATGGCCACCCACAAGAGGAAGACCCACCGCGGCGCCGCGAAGCGCTTCACGATCACTGCCAAGGGAAAGTTCAAGCGCGGCCACGCGATGGCGCGGCACATCCTGACGAAGAAGGCCTCCGGCCGGAAGCGCCAGCTCGCCAAGTCGGGCCTCGTCGCCAAGGCCGACGAGCACACCGTCCGCAAGATGCTTCCCTACGCGTAA
- a CDS encoding Trm112 family protein: protein MAVDPELLAILACPACDARPAVTLCPLEAGAAAQVVEKYRDRFRDEEPVVTEGLHCGACGRVYPIVSDIPVMLVEEALPAGARAS, encoded by the coding sequence ATGGCCGTAGATCCCGAGCTCCTCGCCATCCTCGCCTGCCCGGCATGTGACGCCCGACCGGCCGTGACCCTCTGCCCCCTCGAGGCCGGGGCCGCCGCGCAGGTCGTCGAGAAGTACCGCGACAGGTTCCGCGACGAGGAACCCGTCGTGACCGAGGGCCTCCACTGCGGCGCCTGCGGCCGGGTCTACCCGATCGTCTCGGACATCCCGGTCATGCTGGTCGAAGAGGCCCTCCCCGCCGGGGCCCGCGCGTCCTGA
- a CDS encoding flippase-like domain-containing protein, with the protein MTTPEGEPGDRTPPTLSPPSPILPLLRRIALTLLWLVLLTLLARQVAHAPADVLDRLGKARPGLIAAGVVIYALGFAARAARLNLLLPPADRIPFGRAWAVSGATTFLLQVLPFRGGEVASWALYRRVLGTGWARAGAVFVLVKTLDSAAFLLAGLAGAAALALRSGVPVLGGATAVAVAAGTVLLVLMPRLGVPVVEAAARRFAARPRLARGLGELAEGLRVAREAPGAYLLAFAGAVAFLAGHFAALTLLFSALGLTPSLPALAFASLASVLSAAVLPSPAGTFGPMESGFAAGLALEGVPLALGATVTGAVHLLTTIACGVVGLPLLGRRGARDLSPRP; encoded by the coding sequence GTGACGACGCCCGAGGGTGAGCCGGGGGATCGGACTCCCCCGACCCTCTCGCCGCCCTCGCCCATCCTGCCCCTTCTGCGCCGTATCGCGCTGACGCTCCTCTGGCTCGTCCTCCTCACCCTCCTCGCCCGGCAGGTCGCGCACGCCCCCGCCGACGTTCTCGACCGTCTCGGGAAGGCCCGGCCAGGGCTGATCGCGGCCGGAGTCGTCATCTACGCGCTGGGATTCGCCGCCCGCGCGGCGCGGCTCAACCTCCTCCTCCCGCCGGCCGACCGGATTCCGTTCGGCCGCGCCTGGGCCGTCTCCGGCGCGACGACGTTCCTCCTCCAGGTCCTCCCTTTCCGCGGAGGCGAGGTCGCGAGCTGGGCGCTCTACAGGCGCGTCCTCGGGACGGGCTGGGCACGCGCCGGCGCGGTCTTCGTCCTCGTGAAGACCCTCGACAGCGCCGCGTTCCTTCTCGCCGGCCTCGCCGGCGCCGCGGCGCTCGCCCTCAGGAGCGGCGTCCCGGTCCTCGGCGGGGCAACGGCCGTGGCGGTCGCCGCGGGAACGGTTCTCCTCGTCCTGATGCCGCGCCTCGGCGTCCCGGTCGTCGAGGCCGCCGCCCGCCGCTTCGCGGCGCGGCCGCGGCTCGCCCGGGGGCTCGGCGAGCTGGCCGAGGGGCTGCGCGTCGCCCGGGAGGCGCCGGGCGCCTACCTGCTCGCGTTCGCCGGGGCGGTCGCGTTCCTCGCGGGCCACTTCGCCGCGCTCACGCTCCTCTTCTCCGCCCTCGGCCTGACGCCGTCGCTCCCCGCGCTCGCGTTCGCCTCGCTCGCCTCGGTCCTCTCGGCCGCCGTCCTCCCCTCCCCCGCCGGGACGTTCGGGCCGATGGAATCGGGCTTTGCGGCAGGGCTCGCGCTCGAGGGCGTGCCGCTGGCGCTCGGCGCCACCGTGACGGGCGCGGTCCACCTGCTGACGACGATCGCCTGCGGCGTCGTCGGCCTGCCGCTCCTGGGCCGGCGCGGCGCGCGGGATCTCAGCCCGCGGCCTTGA